In Carassius auratus strain Wakin chromosome 41, ASM336829v1, whole genome shotgun sequence, the DNA window AAAGGGGTTAAAAAATGTGGATTGACAGATTTCTGATAGATTTCTGCCAATCCACATTTTTAAAACCCTTTTTATCagctaattagatttttttttaacatacagttttattatatacatacaaaaaaatctaattagcaCAGCTCAAGataagaaaaaaagtctaaacatGCAATAATCAGTCTTAAAGCACATGTCATAGGCTTTAATGATACATTGAGCAAATGGCATTTACAATGCAGAGAATCAAATCTGTTTGTAATCTGCATCCAACCATGACAGCTCTATCATCTTTTATTAAGTAAAGTTAAGACATTGACAATAATCAACAGTACAATGAAAACGAGGCCAACACCAAGGGAGGCATGATTCAGGATGAGTGTCATTTTGGAGTTCTTCTCTGCTAATTCTCGCTGTCCTGAGAAATTGGCGTTTCGAGTCTGTGAAAACAATTGTAAAACATTAATGTCAACCATTTCTGTTCTCATTCTGAGTTGCTTAGAGCGAATGGCATCTGGGGAGTTCTCAAAAGAAGGGACAGACTTTTCTTAGTAGCATGTAACGCTTCATTTTTAAATTGATGGAAAGTTTACtctatgatggatggatgcagtttattgggcttcaaaatctcaaccacTAGTCACTCCTATTAAaaaagtagggctgtgcaattaattgtTTCCACTGTAATGCGCaactcgtcagtaaagccggtcctATGATAGAGTGGTATTCATTACACAGAGCCTTAGTTCACTGACAATTAggcaatatcgcattcataatcgcagattaatcACACTCTTAAGCAGTTATGAGCAGCAGGCTGTATAAtttgtgtgaaatgttttatttttgctatCACTATGGCCTTTTGACTTATAGCAGTGTTCAGTGTTTCCTATACTGTACATCGAGTTATTTGTGCTCGTCACTATATCAAATCTGATCACCACAAATAAATCTTCCAGAAGGATTATATTTCATTGAATAGAATGAGCgctttacatttcaaaattaaaatgtagcgcgggtgtttttatatgaatgtatttttgaaaacaaccgactgtcttcagaaaagcttcGATGTCATTTTAATTACCCTGGAAACACTGGTGGAAACATTGGTGTCTGTCAGTAAGTAAATTGGGCTACTACCAGTATTACTATCTTGTATCCTGCAATAATAATTTGCTCAAACTCActttttttgatgaacagaaaaaagGAAAATCAACCAAACATATTGACCCCCCACAgagccgtagctggggtcagcggggttgtaccagtgggccctgtttgaaatggtttaatttctatgttcgttcatttttatttatttgtgctatttacacaatgtttatgtatgttcgttcatttttatttatttgtgcttatttacacaatgtttacgttttttttttttttttttttttcaggttcgtaggtgtccaggtacagaaacagaataattaaatgaaaaatagcactggatagtcttcaatgtaaaaatgaaatatacaatcaaaccaaaatgtattcagacattTCTCACAacttttctcacattattacagtttatttgctattgcttctaaaatggttataaaatgtgacaaaaactTATAGTTAAACTGTGTGAGAACAAATTCGTCTTAATAATGTCATAACTTCAGATAAAACTTCAGATAGAGagataaaaaatgtatatctatctatttcactagtagttcactgtatgaagattctttgggtataatatgtcacagtttgcttaAATTggttatactcacttacataaatgtattagtgtcctgctaaaataaataataaaaatattttatattaaaaatatgactTTAAAAAAGTTTGCTAAAATGCAATACAGTTTCAGACAATAGAGCAACCAATAATAAATagcctatttattattattatacattaactgtaatataaatgttaaataatttaaatgaaaggaAAGCACATGTGCTAATACTTACAGAGCAGGAGAAAATCAGCGCAGCAATGCCCAGAGGAAAACAGCAGCACAGCATGGTAAAGATGGAGTAACCCAAGTAATCTGGCAATGAACTGGCCAGTGGAGTAGCGATCTCAAAAACTGCAGGCTGTACAGCAACCACAGCTTCTCCTGAATACGGCCCTGAGGAGGGAGGATATCCAGCACTGTCCTGGTCTGCTGGTGGTGGTGCTGAAGGATGCAACATTGCTGATTTCTCAGATGAATCCCATGCTCCTGGAGGCTGACTGAAAGACTGGCTGGGATCCATTACTCTGAAAATTGGGTTTTGATTGAATTTTCCTTTGCTTTGTGCTCTGATGAGACGTATTCTTGTTTTCTGGTTCAGTCTTCTCTGTTGTTTGCAGAGAATGAGTGACATGAACTTTATAGGTGCGTCCAATCCCAATCttacttgaagcagtgcatgccggttagaaattctGAACGTCACATGTGGCATCAAAATAAGTGAGAGGGTTTCGGGAGAAGATCGATTCAGCCGCTGCAGTTTCTCCAGAGCGACTGCAGGAGCGCTGATGACGACACAGCGATTTCACGATTGTCCAGATTCACCACAACGATCTCGTGTTTCGGGATCATTCGTAGGCCTACCTTTTTTTCATTTCCGATAATGGCCACACATCTGTGAATTTAGAAcggtaaaagtgttttgtttgtttgtttgtttgtttgtttactgtagTCGCACTGTTGTCCCGTTTATCATACAAAACTGATAAAAGCACATAGCCTACTCCCACTTTATTGATATTTAAGTATGTTGAACGTTATTCTTGAAACGGGTGTCCACCCGTCCCGCgcagcgcgtgcgcgcacagcgtttgaagcccaattcaagcgtcccacaaattgagaatgtgtcacgcataatcaatgcttgctcaaaaaaagttggtcgctcatctatatctggagtcatcaacccgtcgatcgcggtcgacaagtcgatcttggaagcattttaagtcgatcacgaagatttttcaaaatctggtaaaaaaaaaaaggtcgagcctccgctgactgcgcggcGTGCGCGCGCACCTCTCGAAACAAATGagacaactgttttagactgaaaaccagaccatacaactgatttagaggcgggtgccggtgtgatgagatgtactaatatccgtctgctcgggcatgattgttttaggcctgtaattgattgattcttGAGGTAATAGAgaagggatggcacggttcgctgaaataaaacaaaaaccgtttctgttgatgcatgcgcattctggcttcccaaacattacaaaaacatgagagaaaaaaataaaaataccctgaGCAAATAATAcactcttgttcaacgcgaatgctgtatatgagcagtaatttattcttaaagtgaataaattgtaatgaaaaataaataaaattaaatagctaaagtaaatcgtaagtggaagtgcatttgtcgattctgtcataagcatacagtacatcagcaattatacatgtttaggggaatagggcattattaatataccatgtaaggtggtatgtgctagaaatgggtaaaccactatcagtgagcctgcccatggggtgggggcaccgCTACTCAAGGCAGTGTCCCatattgtccctcagaaacataccccttgtccccccttgggcttattagtaGGTGGTCACCTTCTTTTACACCCTAATGTAGGCTATATCGTCATTCGCGATGACATAATTATATCAAGTCTATCATCCCAATCCGGTATTACGAGATTTACGGTTTCAGAGATGTTTGGTTTCCATTAATTTATATTCATGGCTTTCTCGGACACGCGCGTGGAACCAGTTGGAACTGAGAATTTCAGTTCACGCTCATCGTATttcggcatatatatatatatatataaaaggtacATATATTTACCTATGTCTAAACCACATTTGTTcataattttgaaattattatttttttgttgttgtaattattaatttattagttaCTGAATTATTTCACTTATGCTAGTTGTATTTATTTCCTGCCTCTCTAAATTAGTTTGTCTTCAGTTTATTGCGCTATAGCCTGCAGTGCTCTAAAACTATGTCTGGTAGGCTACATTTGAgactttcatgtaaaaaaaaaaaatgtatatatatatatatatatatatatatatatatatatatatatatatatatatatatatatatatatatatatatattacaattgtaCATAAGTGTGCTTGTGCTTGTGTTGATAACATTTGTATTAGTATGGTTCTTTGTTCATGTTCAACTTCATTTACGCTATAAGgcttatatattaatttatttgaaatgtgtgtgcgtgcgtgagtgtttatatatattattcatgtaattttaaatgtacttttatttttattaaattaatggatCATTgaagaacaaaattataaacttcttaaaataaaccaataaaataaaattttaatcaaGTTAAGAAATGTCTACTTTTTTATAGAGAGAATAGAGATAGTGTTAGAGGACTTTTTTATGAAGAATATGTTTATGAAACTGCGTGACTAatttgtaaatttatatttttttgtaatattttacaaaacgtgcactgtaaattaataaaacgTTATAAACGAGTACGAAATGATTAACA includes these proteins:
- the LOC113059253 gene encoding synapse differentiation-inducing gene protein 1-like, producing MDPSQSFSQPPGAWDSSEKSAMLHPSAPPPADQDSAGYPPSSGPYSGEAVVAVQPAVFEIATPLASSLPDYLGYSIFTMLCCCFPLGIAALIFSCSTRNANFSGQRELAEKNSKMTLILNHASLGVGLVFIVLLIIVNVLTLLNKR